From Bacteroidota bacterium, one genomic window encodes:
- a CDS encoding T9SS type A sorting domain-containing protein has translation MLFPAVTFRTLNENAFFGIIVKGFQEQQNKIDSMVTVITAMQSQMNSCCASNSRTQNQNSNSNQTDVTLSNIPGVVLDQNVPNPFAEQTTITYSLPDNFKKAQVLFYDANGKLIKAVELIGTGKGQLNVFADDLSNGIYTYALVVDGQVMDSKKMVKTK, from the coding sequence ATGCTTTTTCCTGCGGTAACCTTCCGTACGCTGAACGAGAATGCATTTTTTGGAATTATAGTAAAAGGTTTCCAGGAGCAACAAAATAAAATTGACAGCATGGTTACTGTGATCACAGCTATGCAATCACAAATGAATTCCTGCTGCGCATCAAATTCGAGAACACAAAATCAAAATTCAAACTCAAATCAAACCGATGTAACGCTTTCAAATATTCCTGGGGTAGTACTCGACCAGAATGTTCCGAATCCTTTTGCAGAGCAAACAACCATTACTTATTCTCTTCCTGATAATTTCAAAAAAGCACAAGTGCTTTTTTACGATGCCAATGGAAAACTGATCAAAGCAGTTGAATTGATCGGAACAGGAAAAGGCCAGCTGAATGTTTTTGCCGACGATCTCTCCAATGGAATTTATACCTATGCACTCGTCGTGGACGGGCAGGTGATGGATTCAAAAAAAATGGTGAAAACGAAATAG